In a genomic window of Streptomyces noursei ATCC 11455:
- a CDS encoding NAD(P)/FAD-dependent oxidoreductase, producing MTRPATGAESAPSAAPAPAHHQILIVGGGTAGITVAARLRRAGLRDIALLEPAETHWYQPLWTLVGGGQAPLRAALRPEAEVIPPGVRWLRERATAVDPVARTVSTATGRVFSYGRLVLAPGLSLDWDGVPGLASAVGHDGVSSNYRADLAPYTWELIRRMRSGTAVFTMPSGPVKCGGAPQKIAYLAADHWRKRGVLGNIRTILALPEPTLFKVPVFARALEQTARRYGIEVRLQTELTRLDGPERAAVLTDHATGRAETVHYDLLHAVPPQHAPRWLADGPLADPGSPHGYVKTDPHTLRNPDFPEVFALGDVAHLPTSKTGAAVRKQAPVLVTNLLAGLRGRPATARYDGYTSCPLVTARHKMLLAEFDYDLRPAPSFPFLDTTRERTDMWFLKRYGLPQLYFQGMLKGRA from the coding sequence ATGACCCGGCCCGCAACCGGCGCGGAATCCGCGCCCAGCGCCGCCCCCGCCCCCGCCCACCACCAGATCCTGATCGTCGGCGGCGGCACCGCGGGCATCACCGTCGCCGCCCGGTTACGCCGTGCCGGCCTCCGTGACATCGCCCTGCTGGAGCCCGCCGAGACGCACTGGTACCAGCCGCTGTGGACCCTGGTCGGCGGCGGCCAGGCGCCGCTGCGGGCCGCGCTGCGCCCCGAGGCCGAGGTCATCCCGCCCGGCGTGCGCTGGCTGCGCGAGCGCGCCACCGCCGTCGACCCGGTGGCCCGTACGGTCAGCACCGCCACCGGCCGGGTGTTCTCCTACGGGCGGCTGGTGCTGGCGCCCGGTCTGAGCCTCGACTGGGACGGCGTGCCGGGGCTGGCGTCGGCCGTCGGACACGACGGGGTGAGCAGCAACTACCGGGCCGATCTCGCGCCGTACACCTGGGAGTTGATCCGCCGGATGCGGAGCGGTACGGCCGTGTTCACCATGCCGTCCGGGCCGGTCAAGTGCGGCGGGGCGCCGCAGAAGATCGCGTACCTGGCCGCCGACCACTGGCGCAAGCGCGGCGTCCTGGGCAACATCCGCACGATTCTCGCCCTCCCGGAACCCACCCTCTTCAAGGTGCCGGTCTTCGCCCGGGCCCTGGAGCAGACCGCCCGCCGCTACGGCATAGAGGTACGCCTCCAGACCGAACTGACCCGTCTGGACGGCCCGGAGCGCGCGGCCGTCCTCACCGACCACGCCACCGGCCGCGCCGAGACCGTCCACTACGACCTGCTGCACGCGGTGCCGCCGCAGCACGCCCCGCGGTGGCTCGCCGACGGCCCGCTGGCCGACCCGGGCTCCCCCCACGGGTACGTCAAGACGGACCCGCACACCCTCCGGAACCCTGATTTTCCCGAGGTGTTCGCCCTGGGGGACGTGGCGCACCTCCCGACGTCCAAGACGGGTGCCGCCGTGCGCAAGCAGGCCCCGGTGCTCGTCACCAACCTCCTCGCCGGCCTCCGCGGGCGCCCCGCCACGGCCCGCTACGACGGCTACACCTCCTGCCCCCTGGTCACGGCCCGGCACAAGATGCTGCTCGCCGAGTTCGACTACGACCTCCGCCCCGCCCCCTCGTTCCCGTTCCTCGACACCACCCGGGAACGCACCGACATGTGGTTCCTCAAGCGCTACGGCCTGCCGCAGCTCTACTTCCAGGGGATGTTGAAGGGACGGGCGTAG
- a CDS encoding sulfite exporter TauE/SafE family protein, whose translation MSVLIAVTALPCGLLIGLLLGALGGGGSVLAVPALVYLLGQSPHAATAGALVVVAVGAVSGLVCHARAGRVRWVAGAAFGALGTAGSFTGSRWSASVNPGVLMAAFSGLMLVVAVGMVMRGNRGDRDGRRAAAEETGAVAAAPAAGAAGLVRPAEPERSRRPERSERSERPEGPERPQERATWAVSLWDAVRTSSGRRTAARASRGSGAGSHRTRPLRTVVTASAVGLLTGFFGVGGGFVVVPALTLVLGLEMPVAVGTSLLVILINSGAALATRAGTGSLDWPLLATLAACAAAGSSLGNRLAGRLRPQTLTTSFAALVTVLALAMAATTLPSL comes from the coding sequence GTGTCCGTTCTCATAGCCGTGACGGCGCTGCCCTGCGGGCTGCTGATCGGGCTGCTGCTGGGTGCGCTCGGCGGCGGCGGTTCGGTGCTGGCGGTGCCGGCGCTGGTCTATCTGCTGGGGCAGTCCCCGCACGCGGCGACGGCGGGGGCCCTGGTGGTCGTCGCGGTCGGTGCGGTCAGCGGTCTGGTCTGCCACGCCCGTGCGGGCCGGGTCCGCTGGGTCGCGGGCGCGGCGTTCGGCGCCCTGGGCACCGCGGGCAGCTTCACCGGCTCCCGTTGGAGCGCGTCCGTGAACCCCGGTGTCCTGATGGCGGCGTTCTCGGGGCTGATGCTGGTGGTGGCGGTGGGGATGGTGATGCGCGGCAATCGTGGCGACCGCGACGGTCGACGGGCTGCCGCGGAGGAGACGGGGGCCGTGGCGGCGGCGCCGGCAGCGGGGGCAGCGGGGCTGGTAAGGCCGGCGGAGCCCGAGAGGTCAAGAAGACCAGAAAGGTCGGAGAGATCGGAGAGGCCGGAGGGCCCGGAGAGGCCACAGGAGCGGGCGACGTGGGCGGTGTCCTTATGGGACGCGGTGCGCACGTCCTCGGGGCGGCGCACCGCCGCGCGTGCCTCCCGCGGCTCCGGGGCCGGCTCCCACCGCACCCGGCCGCTCCGTACCGTCGTGACGGCCTCCGCGGTGGGGCTGCTGACCGGCTTCTTCGGGGTGGGCGGCGGCTTCGTCGTCGTACCGGCCCTCACCCTCGTCCTCGGCCTGGAGATGCCGGTCGCCGTCGGCACCTCGCTGCTGGTGATACTGATCAACTCCGGTGCCGCGCTGGCCACCCGGGCCGGCACCGGGTCCCTGGACTGGCCCCTGCTGGCCACCCTCGCGGCCTGTGCCGCGGCCGGCAGCAGCCTCGGCAACCGCCTGGCCGGCCGCCTGCGCCCGCAGACCCTCACCACCTCCTTCGCCGCCCTCGTCACCGTCCTGGCCCTGGCCATGGCGGCCACCACACTGCCCAGCCTCTGA
- a CDS encoding GntR family transcriptional regulator: MTPPQPEPPGAHGRMSPHGADGDHTPYGPRPLDRGNPLPLWAQLLADLRRRMEAGAFTEEFPAEHRLTGEYEVSRHTVREALRKLRADGLVIAERGRASRLDARRIQQPLGSLYSLFRDLEAQGVEQRSEVLRLERTADATVAGHLGLVPDAPLVVLERLRLADGEPLAHDTAYLPADLAEPLLATDFGHTALYGELSRRCGVKVNGGQERIVPFLPDIRQAWLLGLADREAAFAIERVGRAGERPVEWRETVVRGDRFAFVAEWSDASRAVALAPRAAAPSA; encoded by the coding sequence ATGACGCCGCCCCAGCCCGAACCACCGGGCGCGCACGGCCGGATGAGCCCGCACGGCGCCGACGGCGACCACACTCCTTACGGGCCGCGCCCGTTGGACCGCGGCAACCCGCTGCCCCTGTGGGCGCAGCTGCTGGCCGATCTGCGCCGCCGGATGGAAGCCGGGGCGTTCACCGAGGAGTTCCCGGCCGAGCACCGGCTGACGGGCGAGTACGAGGTCAGCCGGCACACCGTCCGGGAGGCGCTGCGCAAACTGCGCGCCGACGGCCTGGTGATCGCCGAGCGCGGGCGCGCCAGCCGCCTCGACGCCCGCCGCATACAGCAGCCGCTCGGCTCCCTCTACAGCCTCTTCCGCGACCTGGAGGCCCAGGGTGTGGAGCAGCGCAGCGAGGTGTTGCGGCTGGAGCGGACCGCGGACGCGACGGTCGCCGGCCACCTGGGGCTGGTCCCGGACGCACCCCTGGTCGTCCTGGAACGGCTGCGGCTCGCGGACGGCGAGCCGCTCGCCCACGACACCGCGTATCTCCCGGCGGACCTCGCCGAGCCGCTGCTGGCGACCGATTTCGGACACACCGCCCTCTACGGCGAACTGTCCCGGCGCTGCGGGGTGAAGGTGAACGGCGGGCAGGAGCGGATCGTTCCGTTCCTGCCGGACATCCGGCAGGCGTGGCTGCTCGGACTGGCCGACCGGGAGGCGGCGTTCGCCATCGAACGGGTCGGGCGGGCCGGGGAGCGGCCGGTGGAGTGGCGCGAGACGGTGGTCCGCGGCGATCGCTTCGCGTTCGTCGCCGAGTGGTCCGATGCCAGCCGGGCGGTCGCCCTCGCGCCGCGCGCCGCGGCGCCGTCCGCGTAG
- a CDS encoding MBL fold metallo-hydrolase, with product MHFAQYYLDCLSQASYLIGDQRTGRAVLVDPRRDIDEYLADAEAAGLRIELVIETHVHADFLSGHLETARATGAEIAFGAAAETGFPIRRLHDGERICLGADPETRAGAESGVTLTVLATPGHTLESICLVVRENPDDEPFGVLTGDTLFIGDVGRPDLLSAAGHSPQDMAARLYRSLHTKLLPLPDATRIFPAHGAGSACGRSISTETSSTLGDQRRLNYALQPMTQDAFVRLVTAEQPATPGYFAHDAALNRDGHPLRDPAPPAELTLDEALAARDEHGAALLDCRPAADYARAHLVGSLNAGLDTRFAEYAGSVVAPGTPIVLLAAPGTEHEARLRLGRIGYDRVLGHLPDPAGVLAGAPELTRRSNRLHVSDLLARLPLDPVAGAQLIDVRNPAEYATGALPGARNIPLAALLDRLDELDPARPVILYCRSGNRSVIAAALLEAHGFAEVSDVSGGYAAYAEAA from the coding sequence GTGCACTTCGCGCAGTACTACCTCGACTGCCTGTCCCAGGCGTCGTATCTGATCGGCGATCAGCGCACCGGACGCGCCGTTCTCGTCGACCCGCGCCGCGACATCGACGAGTACCTGGCCGACGCCGAAGCGGCCGGCCTGCGCATCGAACTCGTCATCGAGACCCACGTTCACGCCGACTTCCTCTCCGGCCACCTGGAGACGGCCCGGGCCACCGGAGCCGAGATCGCCTTCGGCGCCGCCGCCGAAACCGGCTTCCCGATACGGCGGTTACACGACGGCGAACGCATCTGCCTGGGCGCCGATCCGGAAACCCGCGCCGGGGCGGAGTCCGGGGTGACCCTCACGGTCCTCGCCACCCCCGGCCACACCCTGGAATCCATCTGCCTGGTCGTCCGGGAGAACCCCGACGACGAGCCGTTCGGCGTGCTGACCGGCGACACCCTCTTCATCGGCGACGTCGGCCGCCCCGATCTGCTCTCCGCCGCCGGACACTCCCCGCAGGACATGGCCGCGCGCCTCTACCGTTCCCTGCACACCAAACTGCTGCCCCTCCCGGACGCGACCCGGATCTTTCCCGCCCACGGCGCCGGTTCCGCCTGCGGTCGCAGCATCTCCACCGAGACCAGCTCCACCCTCGGCGACCAGCGCCGCCTCAACTACGCGCTCCAGCCCATGACGCAGGACGCCTTCGTCCGACTGGTCACCGCCGAACAGCCCGCCACCCCCGGCTACTTCGCGCACGACGCGGCCCTCAACCGCGACGGCCACCCCCTACGGGACCCGGCCCCGCCCGCCGAGCTCACCCTGGACGAGGCGCTCGCCGCCCGCGACGAACACGGCGCCGCCCTGCTCGACTGCCGCCCGGCCGCCGACTACGCCCGCGCCCACCTCGTCGGCTCCCTGAACGCCGGACTGGACACCCGGTTCGCGGAGTACGCCGGCAGCGTGGTGGCCCCCGGCACCCCGATCGTCCTCCTCGCCGCCCCCGGAACGGAGCACGAGGCCCGCCTCCGCCTCGGCCGCATCGGCTACGACCGGGTCCTCGGCCATCTCCCCGACCCCGCCGGCGTCCTGGCGGGCGCCCCCGAACTCACCCGCCGCAGCAACCGCCTGCACGTCTCCGACCTGCTCGCACGCCTGCCGCTGGACCCCGTGGCCGGCGCCCAGCTGATCGACGTCCGCAATCCGGCCGAGTACGCGACGGGCGCGCTGCCCGGCGCCCGCAACATCCCGCTGGCCGCGCTGCTCGACCGGCTCGACGAACTGGACCCCGCCCGCCCGGTCATCCTCTACTGCCGCAGCGGTAACCGCTCGGTGATCGCCGCGGCGCTCCTGGAGGCCCACGGCTTCGCCGAGGTGAGCGACGTGTCCGGCGGATACGCCGCGTACGCCGAGGCCGCCTGA
- a CDS encoding AMP-binding protein: MLRSVISEQAEDDRDVQGPDASQIALTWSGEPGRLEELTHGMLLDQAARAAAALTRLGVRAGDRVAVHLPLVPESVIATLACGRLDAIRTTLPVSLTIPELAARLRESGARVLITADAAFWDGSVRPVKPVLDHALARSAAVDASRLPHTVLVVNRCSRPVSWRPGRDRWWHEELAED, encoded by the coding sequence ATGTTGCGCAGTGTGATCTCAGAGCAGGCAGAGGACGACCGGGACGTGCAAGGGCCCGATGCGTCGCAGATCGCCCTTACCTGGAGCGGGGAGCCGGGCCGCTTAGAAGAGCTGACGCACGGCATGCTCCTGGATCAGGCCGCACGCGCGGCGGCGGCGCTCACCCGCCTCGGGGTGCGGGCCGGCGACCGGGTCGCGGTGCACCTGCCGCTGGTGCCCGAGTCGGTGATCGCCACCCTCGCCTGCGGCAGACTGGACGCGATACGCACCACGCTGCCGGTGTCGCTGACCATCCCCGAACTCGCCGCACGCCTACGGGAGTCGGGAGCCCGGGTGCTGATCACGGCGGACGCGGCGTTCTGGGACGGGTCCGTGCGGCCGGTGAAGCCGGTCCTGGACCATGCGCTGGCGCGGAGCGCCGCCGTCGACGCGAGCCGCCTGCCGCACACCGTGCTGGTGGTCAACCGCTGCTCGCGCCCGGTCTCCTGGAGGCCCGGCCGCGACCGGTGGTGGCACGAGGAGCTCGCCGAGGACTGA
- the mscL gene encoding large conductance mechanosensitive channel protein MscL, protein MSENKSVLQGFKDFLMRGNVIELAVAVVVGAAFTSIVNAVVKGVINPIVGAFGSQNLDNYQTCLSTCSVDKKTGLYVDGIYVLWGSVLSAALTFLITAGVVYFLMILPMNKWKARQDAKKPAEDAPAAPTEIELLTEIRDALIAQRNGTSAVPGAAAAAIITQKTQQ, encoded by the coding sequence GTGAGCGAGAACAAGAGCGTCCTCCAGGGGTTCAAGGACTTCCTGATGCGCGGCAACGTCATCGAACTCGCGGTGGCGGTCGTCGTCGGTGCGGCGTTCACGAGCATCGTCAACGCGGTCGTCAAGGGCGTCATCAACCCGATCGTCGGCGCCTTCGGCTCGCAGAACCTCGACAACTACCAGACCTGCCTCAGCACCTGCTCGGTGGACAAGAAGACCGGCCTGTACGTGGACGGCATCTACGTCCTGTGGGGCTCGGTGCTCAGCGCGGCGCTGACCTTCCTGATCACCGCGGGCGTCGTCTACTTCCTCATGATCCTGCCGATGAACAAGTGGAAGGCCCGTCAGGACGCCAAGAAGCCGGCCGAGGACGCTCCGGCGGCCCCGACCGAGATCGAACTGCTCACCGAGATCCGGGACGCCCTGATCGCCCAGCGCAACGGCACCTCGGCCGTTCCCGGGGCGGCCGCGGCGGCCATCATCACGCAGAAGACCCAGCAGTAG